A genomic window from Thioalkalivibrio sp. ALJ12 includes:
- a CDS encoding (Fe-S)-binding protein, translating to MKPLPGQSNGDETLAKPLGASDQPPRFQGLSAADQCVHCGLCLPHCPTYAWHRVEGDSPRGRLTLMQGLAQGRLEPQAPRLREHLEGCLGCRSCEAVCPARVPFGALMDRAHEILEENPQEDRPATARWRQSLQASALRHESLRALGGMAARIAQKTGVQRCLRPGQRLWRTLDHTRASLAPAPRLADTVAPEHADALLFTGCMDRFFTGPDLEAALAVLNALGFRVAVPRDQVCCGALEQHGGRPQAARALQQRNAEALAGEMPVIALDSGCEATLRETPEGSQGERSMSLTRFLSDHIKAEPAPPTWRDSPVRVALHLPCTLRNVTHETRDLTALLQRLPGVTLTDVSGAPNCCGAGGTAMLALPEMSDGLGAATLDALTADAPDVIVSANVGCSVHLRALADDCGGPPILSPARFLASRLGSGPSRT from the coding sequence ATGAAACCTCTCCCGGGACAGAGTAATGGGGACGAAACCCTAGCAAAGCCCCTCGGTGCGTCGGACCAACCGCCCCGGTTTCAGGGTCTTTCCGCGGCTGACCAGTGCGTCCACTGCGGGCTGTGCCTGCCGCACTGCCCCACCTATGCCTGGCACCGAGTCGAAGGGGACTCTCCGCGCGGGCGCCTGACCCTGATGCAGGGGCTGGCCCAGGGCCGACTGGAGCCGCAGGCGCCCCGCCTGCGCGAACACCTGGAGGGTTGTCTCGGTTGCCGCAGCTGCGAGGCCGTCTGCCCGGCACGCGTACCGTTCGGCGCATTGATGGATCGCGCACACGAGATCCTGGAGGAAAACCCGCAGGAGGACCGCCCCGCCACCGCCCGTTGGCGCCAGTCCCTGCAGGCCTCGGCTCTGCGCCACGAGTCACTGCGCGCCCTCGGTGGCATGGCCGCCCGCATCGCCCAGAAGACCGGGGTGCAGCGCTGCCTGCGCCCCGGACAGCGGTTGTGGCGCACCCTGGACCATACCCGTGCCTCGCTCGCCCCGGCGCCGCGACTGGCGGACACCGTGGCCCCGGAACACGCGGATGCCCTGCTGTTTACCGGTTGCATGGATCGTTTCTTTACCGGACCGGACCTGGAGGCCGCGCTCGCCGTACTGAACGCGCTGGGGTTCCGGGTCGCGGTACCACGCGACCAGGTTTGCTGCGGGGCACTGGAACAGCATGGTGGGCGGCCACAGGCCGCGCGCGCCCTGCAACAGCGAAACGCAGAGGCCCTGGCCGGCGAGATGCCCGTGATCGCGCTGGACAGCGGTTGCGAGGCCACGCTGCGGGAAACCCCCGAGGGCAGTCAGGGGGAGCGCAGCATGAGCCTGACCCGGTTCCTGAGCGACCACATCAAGGCCGAGCCCGCGCCTCCGACCTGGCGCGACAGCCCAGTACGCGTCGCGCTGCACCTGCCCTGCACCCTGCGCAACGTGACGCACGAGACCCGCGATCTGACCGCACTGCTACAACGGCTGCCAGGCGTCACCCTGACGGACGTGTCCGGTGCCCCGAACTGCTGTGGTGCGGGTGGCACCGCGATGCTTGCGCTTCCGGAGATGTCCGACGGGCTGGGCGCGGCCACGCTGGATGCGCTGACCGCCGATGCCCCGGATGTGATCGTGAGCGCAAACGTCGGTTGCAGCGTCCACCTGCGTGCCCTGGCGGACGACTGCGGGGGCCCGCCAATCCTCTCGCCGGCCCGCTTTCTCGCCAGTCGGCTCGGCTCCGGCCCCTCCCGGACCTGA
- a CDS encoding YdiY family protein — MLRFAHPVRSSLALFMLVSIPALPAIAWDAEGWETSIELGASKTTGNTESTTANARFRSQHTAEEWRNRLRLDGYYHEEDDDTTGQRYVGSYQLDRKLGEHDYLFGAARYERDRFSSYVYQSSLTGGYGRRLVDRETVKLDAEVGGGMRQYKQRIEGSTEREPVARFGGNFRWDFSENARLTDELLILYGSDNTEIENILSLTADMTSRLALRTSFTVKHNTDVEPGTENTDTITDVSLVYRFQ; from the coding sequence ATGCTGCGTTTTGCCCACCCTGTTCGTTCCTCGCTTGCCCTGTTCATGCTGGTGAGCATACCAGCCCTGCCCGCCATCGCCTGGGATGCCGAGGGCTGGGAGACCAGTATCGAGCTCGGGGCATCCAAGACCACAGGGAACACCGAGTCGACTACGGCCAATGCCCGCTTCCGCTCGCAGCACACGGCGGAAGAATGGCGCAATCGGCTGCGCCTGGACGGGTACTACCACGAGGAAGACGACGACACGACCGGGCAGCGCTATGTCGGCAGTTACCAGCTGGATCGCAAGTTGGGCGAACACGATTACCTGTTCGGTGCTGCACGCTACGAGCGTGACCGGTTCAGCAGTTATGTGTACCAGAGCTCGCTGACTGGCGGTTACGGTCGCCGGCTGGTGGATCGCGAGACCGTCAAGCTGGACGCCGAAGTGGGTGGCGGTATGCGGCAGTACAAGCAGCGCATCGAGGGCAGCACCGAACGCGAACCCGTGGCACGCTTTGGCGGCAACTTTCGCTGGGACTTCTCCGAGAATGCGCGCCTGACCGACGAACTCCTGATCCTTTATGGTTCGGACAACACCGAGATTGAAAACATCCTCTCGCTCACCGCAGACATGACCAGCCGGCTGGCACTGCGCACCAGCTTCACGGTCAAGCACAACACCGATGTCGAGCCGGGTACCGAGAATACCGACACCATTACCGACGTGAGTCTGGTCTATCGCTTCCAGTAA
- the coq7 gene encoding 2-polyprenyl-3-methyl-6-methoxy-1,4-benzoquinone monooxygenase: MRKLSPLDHLIGQADAFVKVVAGHARSTGRPSPGGDDWPHLEEEDRQLSTRLMRVNHAGELAAQGLYQGQMLTARNPQIREHLDQASREEGDHLHWCAQRVHELGGHTSLLGPFWYIGSFGLGAVAGLAGDAWSLGFIDETERQVERHLDRHLERLPKSDETSARILEQMKQDEVEHGAHAMALGGKPPPWPVRNVLMPLTSTVMTRTAYWI, encoded by the coding sequence ATGCGCAAACTCAGCCCCCTGGATCACCTGATCGGCCAGGCCGATGCCTTCGTCAAGGTCGTGGCCGGCCACGCCCGCTCCACCGGCCGTCCGTCGCCCGGGGGCGACGACTGGCCGCACCTGGAAGAGGAAGACCGCCAGCTGTCGACGCGCCTGATGCGGGTCAACCATGCCGGCGAGCTTGCCGCCCAGGGTCTGTACCAGGGGCAGATGCTGACCGCGCGCAATCCACAGATCCGCGAACACCTGGACCAGGCCTCACGCGAGGAAGGCGACCACCTGCACTGGTGCGCGCAGCGTGTGCACGAACTGGGCGGCCACACCAGCCTGCTGGGGCCGTTCTGGTATATCGGATCATTCGGGCTCGGCGCCGTGGCGGGCCTGGCGGGGGATGCCTGGAGCCTGGGCTTTATCGACGAGACCGAGCGTCAGGTCGAGCGCCACCTGGACCGTCACCTGGAGCGCTTGCCGAAGAGCGACGAGACCTCCGCCCGTATCCTCGAGCAGATGAAGCAGGACGAGGTGGAACACGGGGCGCATGCGATGGCGCTGGGCGGCAAGCCACCCCCCTGGCCGGTACGCAACGTGCTGATGCCGCTCACCTCGACCGTGATGACACGCACCGCCTACTGGATCTGA
- a CDS encoding HAD-IIB family hydrolase, whose product MKKTQSKARDGEGLYLVLISVHGLMRGRDLELGRDADTGGQTLYVVELARALARHPQVGRVDLLTRRIVDSRVADDYAEREEPLGDGAFIVRLDCGPKRYLRKEKLWPYLDCFADNALGHIREVGLRPDVIHGHYADAGHVAVRLSNLLGAPMLQTGHSLGRVKRERLREGGMSDDDIESRYNIATRIHAEEEALAHSHRVIASTRQEIGEQYATYDNYQPERMEVIPPGTDLERFYPPKRGQRKPPIWPEIRRFLQKPDRPLIMALSRADERKNIRALVEAYAGNEWLRENANLVIVAGNRDDIRDLDKGARDVLKDLLLRIDRHDLYGRVAYPKHHSPEDVPDLYRLVASSKGVFVNPALTEPFGLTLIEAAASGAPIVATNDGGPEEIISRCHNGLLVDPLDPEGIADAIQGILADRPRWQRYSRAGLKGVRQHYSWDGHAEKYVRLVKALSKEVRQTRREQRSTSGRLAKADRAVITDIDNTLLGNDKATRAFVAWLKRHRKQVVFGVATGRRLDSAAAVLEEHGVPAPDVWITSVGSEIHYGAERTEDRGWARHISHRWEPDRLRECLLKVPGLELQPKEDQRAFKVSFFVDPPGELDAESIETRLYREDLHARVIYSHKRYLDLLPVRASKGLAVRYLSDKWGIPLEHVLVAGDSGNDEDMLRGRLLGVVVGNHQPELEGLRGFQRIFFADATYARGILEGIEHFDLPNRCDIPADE is encoded by the coding sequence ATGAAAAAGACCCAGAGCAAGGCCCGTGATGGGGAGGGCCTGTACCTCGTCCTGATCAGTGTCCACGGCTTGATGCGGGGGCGGGATCTGGAGCTGGGGCGCGACGCCGACACCGGTGGGCAGACGCTGTACGTAGTCGAGCTGGCGCGCGCGCTGGCGCGACACCCGCAGGTGGGGCGGGTCGATCTGCTCACACGGCGCATTGTCGACAGCCGGGTCGCGGACGACTACGCCGAACGCGAGGAGCCACTCGGCGACGGCGCCTTTATTGTGCGTCTGGATTGCGGACCCAAACGCTACCTGCGCAAGGAAAAGCTCTGGCCCTATCTCGACTGCTTCGCCGACAACGCCCTCGGGCATATCCGCGAGGTGGGGCTGCGCCCGGACGTGATTCACGGGCACTACGCCGATGCCGGGCATGTGGCGGTGCGCCTGTCCAACCTGCTGGGCGCGCCGATGCTCCAGACCGGGCATTCCCTGGGTCGGGTCAAGCGCGAGCGTCTGCGCGAGGGCGGGATGTCCGACGACGACATCGAGTCGCGCTATAACATCGCCACCCGCATCCACGCCGAGGAAGAGGCCCTGGCCCATTCCCATCGGGTGATTGCCAGCACTCGCCAGGAGATTGGCGAGCAGTACGCGACCTACGACAACTACCAGCCCGAACGCATGGAGGTGATCCCACCCGGGACCGACCTCGAACGCTTCTACCCGCCCAAACGCGGCCAGCGCAAGCCGCCGATCTGGCCCGAGATCCGGCGGTTTCTGCAAAAGCCGGATCGCCCGCTGATCATGGCGCTCTCCAGGGCCGACGAGCGCAAGAACATCCGCGCCCTGGTCGAGGCCTACGCCGGCAACGAGTGGCTGCGGGAGAACGCCAATCTGGTGATCGTGGCCGGCAATCGCGATGACATCCGCGACCTCGACAAGGGTGCGCGCGACGTACTAAAGGACCTGCTGCTGCGCATCGACCGCCACGACCTCTACGGCCGTGTGGCCTACCCGAAGCACCACAGCCCCGAGGACGTGCCGGACCTCTACCGCCTGGTCGCGTCCAGCAAGGGGGTGTTCGTCAATCCAGCGCTGACCGAGCCGTTTGGCCTGACCCTGATCGAGGCCGCGGCCAGCGGGGCCCCGATCGTCGCCACCAATGACGGGGGGCCCGAAGAGATCATCTCGCGCTGCCACAACGGGTTGCTGGTCGACCCGCTGGACCCGGAAGGGATCGCCGATGCGATCCAGGGCATCCTCGCGGACCGCCCGCGCTGGCAGCGCTATTCGCGCGCGGGCCTGAAGGGCGTGCGCCAGCACTACTCCTGGGACGGACATGCCGAGAAGTACGTGAGGTTGGTCAAGGCGCTCAGCAAGGAGGTGCGCCAGACACGGCGCGAACAGCGCTCGACCTCCGGTCGGCTGGCCAAGGCCGACCGTGCCGTGATCACGGACATCGACAACACCCTGCTGGGCAACGACAAGGCCACGCGGGCCTTTGTCGCCTGGCTCAAACGCCACCGCAAGCAGGTGGTATTCGGTGTGGCCACGGGCCGGCGGCTGGATTCCGCCGCGGCCGTGCTGGAAGAGCACGGGGTGCCCGCGCCGGACGTCTGGATTACCTCGGTGGGCAGCGAGATCCACTACGGGGCGGAGCGGACCGAGGATCGCGGCTGGGCACGGCACATCAGCCACCGCTGGGAGCCCGACCGCCTGCGCGAGTGCCTGCTGAAGGTGCCCGGGCTGGAGCTGCAGCCCAAGGAGGACCAGCGGGCGTTCAAGGTGAGTTTCTTCGTCGATCCTCCGGGGGAGCTGGATGCCGAGAGCATCGAGACCCGCTTGTACCGCGAAGACCTGCACGCGCGCGTGATCTATTCGCACAAGCGCTACTTGGATCTGCTTCCGGTGCGCGCCTCCAAGGGGCTCGCGGTGCGCTACCTGTCTGACAAGTGGGGCATCCCGCTCGAACATGTGCTGGTGGCCGGGGACTCCGGTAACGACGAGGATATGCTGCGTGGGCGGCTGCTCGGGGTCGTGGTCGGGAATCACCAGCCGGAGCTGGAAGGGCTGCGCGGATTCCAGCGCATCTTCTTTGCTGACGCGACCTATGCGCGCGGTATCCTCGAGGGCATCGAGCACTTCGATCTGCCCAACCGCTGCGACATCCCGGCCGACGAATAG
- a CDS encoding glutamate--cysteine ligase GCS2, translating into MGQEIADEHFNAQDYERFRAALGRETALLHEWLEQQTDGPEVPPRLGFEIEAWLCDAAGRPLPVNQGVLESMDSPLATLELAQFNLELNSSVFQVGPGCFAAILSELNETLRQARRAARHHQAELLMAGTLPTIQPGDLGLHHMSPQARYRALNTAVLEQRAQRPLKLDIVGREHLQHAHRDVMLEALATSFQVHTETRPAVAHRAYNASLVASAPVLAAAGNTPFVFGHDLWCESRIPVFEQSVEVGGFADSARGPIRRVTFGTGYLHHSIGELFTENLEHFPVLLPARLDAPSRELRHLALHNGTIWRWTRPIVGVDDRGHRNLRLEFRCLPAGPTLIDMLANTAFAMGLTEHLIHESPDGTLGTPFSEARDNFYNAARYGLDARLRWGHAEPEPAPRLIRRHLLPRAAAGLERLGVDPAEANSLLGIIAARTATRQTGTQWQRDWVERHGRDWSGLVRAYRGWQNTGSPVHTWGL; encoded by the coding sequence TTGGGCCAGGAGATCGCCGACGAGCACTTCAACGCACAGGACTACGAGCGTTTTCGCGCCGCCCTGGGTCGCGAGACGGCGCTGCTGCACGAATGGCTGGAACAGCAGACGGATGGCCCCGAAGTCCCGCCACGACTCGGGTTCGAGATCGAGGCCTGGCTTTGCGATGCGGCCGGACGCCCCCTGCCGGTCAACCAGGGGGTCCTCGAATCGATGGACAGCCCCCTGGCAACGCTGGAACTCGCCCAGTTCAACCTCGAGCTCAATTCGTCGGTCTTCCAGGTAGGCCCCGGATGCTTTGCGGCGATCCTCTCGGAGCTGAACGAGACCCTGCGCCAGGCACGCCGCGCCGCACGCCACCATCAGGCCGAGCTGCTGATGGCCGGCACGCTCCCAACCATCCAGCCGGGGGACCTCGGCCTGCACCACATGTCGCCCCAGGCGCGCTACCGCGCACTGAACACGGCGGTGCTGGAACAACGTGCACAACGGCCGCTCAAGCTCGACATCGTCGGGCGCGAACATCTGCAGCACGCCCACCGCGACGTGATGCTGGAGGCCCTGGCCACCTCGTTCCAGGTCCACACGGAGACCCGTCCAGCAGTCGCCCACCGCGCCTACAACGCCAGCCTGGTGGCCAGCGCCCCGGTACTGGCCGCAGCCGGCAATACCCCGTTTGTGTTCGGCCATGATCTGTGGTGCGAGAGCCGCATCCCGGTGTTCGAACAATCGGTCGAGGTGGGTGGCTTTGCCGACAGCGCGCGCGGCCCGATCCGACGCGTGACCTTTGGCACGGGGTACCTGCATCACTCGATCGGCGAACTCTTTACCGAGAATCTGGAGCACTTTCCGGTGCTGTTGCCGGCCAGGCTCGATGCCCCGTCGCGGGAGCTGCGCCATCTGGCCCTGCACAACGGGACGATCTGGCGCTGGACGCGCCCCATCGTGGGCGTCGACGACCGCGGCCACCGCAACCTGCGGCTGGAGTTCCGCTGTCTGCCGGCCGGGCCCACGCTGATCGACATGCTGGCGAACACGGCGTTCGCGATGGGACTGACCGAACACCTGATCCACGAATCGCCCGACGGCACGCTGGGCACACCCTTCTCGGAGGCACGCGACAACTTCTACAATGCCGCGCGCTACGGGCTGGATGCCAGACTGCGCTGGGGACACGCGGAGCCGGAGCCGGCCCCCCGGCTGATTCGGCGGCACCTGCTGCCGCGGGCCGCCGCGGGACTCGAGCGTCTGGGCGTGGACCCCGCCGAGGCCAACAGCCTGCTCGGAATTATCGCGGCGCGCACGGCCACGCGGCAGACCGGGACCCAGTGGCAGCGCGACTGGGTCGAGCGTCATGGTCGGGACTGGTCCGGCCTCGTGCGCGCCTATCGCGGCTGGCAAAACACCGGCTCGCCGGTCCACACCTGGGGACTCTGA
- a CDS encoding glycoside hydrolase 100 family protein codes for MNQLPPDARNPTLESAFQLLRDAEVRYQGRTVGTVASLDARAPADNYADCFIRDFVPSGLVYLLNDEPEVVRDFLSLILQIRDTQEEIEGHRRLPRVMPASFRVFTDENGREGLAADFGDRAIGRVAPVDSMMWWVLLLRAYQNRTGDHDFIKSQDVQRGIRLILSICLQDRFEVFPTLLVPDGSFMIDRRMGVFGHPLEIQALFYGMLKASLAMLEPCDTDSEQLCEQSAIRTRQLSDYIRHYYWLDLERLNHIHRYRTEHFGHESENALNIYPESIPDWLVDWLPSESGYLVGNLGPGRMDFRFFSFGNLLAVLFGLADERQSRSIMQTFEQRFEDLIGTMPVKICYPAMSGEEWRLLTGSDPKNTPWSYHNGGNWPALLWAFTGAALRVGRPDLARSVHAVAAERLHRDDWPEYYDGRHGRLIGRRANYQQTWSATAVLVSQALLDNPDTMSLFDSPEPELP; via the coding sequence ATGAACCAGCTTCCGCCCGATGCCCGAAACCCGACGCTGGAGTCCGCCTTCCAGCTTCTTCGTGATGCCGAGGTGCGCTATCAAGGCCGTACGGTGGGGACCGTCGCCAGCCTGGATGCCCGCGCGCCTGCGGACAACTACGCGGACTGCTTTATCCGCGATTTCGTGCCCTCCGGGCTCGTCTACCTGCTGAACGACGAGCCCGAGGTGGTGCGCGACTTCCTGTCGCTGATCCTGCAAATCCGCGATACCCAGGAAGAAATCGAGGGTCACCGCCGTCTGCCGCGCGTGATGCCGGCGAGCTTTCGCGTGTTCACCGACGAGAACGGTCGCGAGGGGCTGGCGGCCGATTTCGGCGATCGCGCGATCGGCCGCGTGGCCCCGGTGGATTCGATGATGTGGTGGGTGCTGCTGCTGCGCGCCTATCAGAACCGCACCGGAGATCACGACTTCATCAAAAGCCAGGATGTGCAGCGCGGCATCCGGTTGATCCTCAGTATCTGTCTGCAGGACCGCTTCGAGGTCTTCCCGACCCTGCTGGTGCCGGACGGCAGCTTCATGATCGACCGGCGCATGGGCGTGTTCGGCCACCCGCTGGAGATTCAGGCGCTGTTCTACGGCATGCTGAAGGCCTCCTTGGCGATGCTGGAACCCTGCGATACCGACTCCGAGCAGCTCTGCGAGCAGTCCGCGATCCGTACCCGGCAACTGTCCGATTACATCCGCCACTACTACTGGCTGGATCTCGAGCGACTGAACCACATCCACCGCTACCGTACCGAGCACTTCGGCCACGAGTCGGAGAATGCGCTGAACATCTATCCCGAGAGCATCCCTGACTGGCTGGTGGACTGGCTGCCCTCGGAGAGCGGGTATCTGGTCGGCAACCTGGGGCCGGGGCGGATGGATTTTCGCTTCTTCAGCTTCGGCAATCTGCTGGCGGTTCTGTTCGGGCTGGCCGACGAGCGCCAGTCGCGCTCGATCATGCAGACCTTCGAGCAGCGCTTCGAGGACCTGATCGGGACCATGCCGGTGAAGATCTGCTACCCGGCGATGAGCGGCGAGGAATGGCGCCTGCTGACCGGCTCCGACCCCAAGAACACGCCATGGTCCTACCACAATGGTGGCAACTGGCCGGCGTTGCTGTGGGCGTTTACCGGTGCCGCGCTGCGGGTCGGGCGCCCGGATCTCGCGCGCAGCGTGCATGCAGTGGCGGCCGAACGGCTGCATCGCGACGACTGGCCGGAGTATTACGACGGCCGTCACGGCCGGTTGATCGGTCGGCGCGCCAACTATCAGCAGACCTGGTCGGCTACCGCCGTCCTGGTTTCACAGGCCCTGCTCGACAACCCCGATACCATGAGCCTGTTCGACAGCCCCGAACCCGAATTGCCATGA
- a CDS encoding ferredoxin: MGYYERHIFFCTNCREDGNCCEDHGATEMRAYAKDRAKAMGIHGKGQVRVNTAGCLDRCNEGPIAVVYPEGVWYTYHDEHDIDEILEEHLKNGRVVERLQI; encoded by the coding sequence ATGGGCTACTACGAACGCCACATCTTCTTCTGCACCAATTGCCGCGAAGACGGCAACTGCTGCGAGGACCACGGGGCGACCGAGATGCGCGCCTACGCGAAGGATCGCGCCAAGGCGATGGGGATCCACGGCAAGGGGCAGGTGCGGGTCAATACCGCCGGCTGCCTGGACCGTTGCAACGAGGGCCCGATCGCCGTCGTGTATCCCGAGGGTGTCTGGTACACCTATCACGACGAGCACGATATCGACGAGATCCTCGAGGAGCACCTGAAGAACGGACGGGTGGTGGAGCGCCTGCAGATCTGA
- a CDS encoding EAL domain-containing protein, translating to MSCPDCERIDLLPAESGTLYLAPVLAHTRAVLRSRMVEEQLPCSEPVSGILAMPVDNNGGLGDTLVRLEQALSGAEQSGCRATFVPGDETFSLAHLQDTHLLSTLIARHNARDLAAILANDSLDFHFQPIVHAAQPEEVFAYEALVRARTPAGDVIPPNELFKTARAAELLFHLDRSARINAIRRATERGIGSRLFINFNPTAIYDPAFCLETTVREILSRPDGDGPSGFVFEVIESDYVTDVDHLSRIVDRYRRAGFQVALDDLGAGYASLNMLSQLRPDYVKIDRQLVSGIDGDIYQQKILGKITELARELEIQTVAEGIETVEEWRWLKDQVDYCQGYLFARPAAEPPMPVHPEA from the coding sequence GTGAGTTGCCCGGATTGCGAACGTATCGATCTCCTGCCGGCGGAATCCGGCACCCTGTATCTCGCGCCGGTTCTGGCGCATACCCGCGCAGTCTTGCGCAGCCGCATGGTGGAGGAACAACTCCCCTGCAGCGAACCCGTCTCCGGCATTCTTGCAATGCCGGTCGACAATAACGGGGGGCTGGGTGACACCCTGGTGCGCTTGGAGCAGGCCTTGAGCGGTGCGGAACAGTCCGGTTGTCGGGCGACCTTCGTCCCGGGCGACGAGACCTTCAGCCTCGCCCATCTGCAGGACACCCACCTGCTGTCCACGCTGATCGCTCGCCACAACGCCCGCGATCTGGCGGCGATCCTCGCGAACGACTCGCTGGACTTTCATTTCCAGCCGATCGTGCACGCCGCCCAGCCCGAAGAGGTGTTCGCCTACGAGGCGCTGGTGCGTGCCCGCACGCCCGCCGGCGACGTGATCCCGCCGAATGAGTTGTTCAAGACGGCGCGGGCGGCCGAGCTGCTGTTCCATCTCGACCGCTCGGCGCGGATCAACGCAATTCGCCGCGCCACCGAACGCGGGATCGGGAGTCGGCTGTTCATCAACTTCAACCCCACGGCGATCTACGACCCGGCGTTCTGTCTGGAGACGACGGTGCGCGAGATCCTGTCGCGTCCGGACGGGGATGGTCCGAGCGGTTTCGTGTTCGAGGTGATCGAGAGCGACTACGTGACCGATGTCGATCACCTCTCGCGCATCGTCGATCGCTATCGCCGTGCCGGTTTCCAGGTGGCACTCGACGATCTCGGCGCGGGTTATGCCTCGCTGAACATGCTTTCGCAGCTGCGCCCGGACTACGTGAAGATCGACCGCCAGCTGGTCAGTGGCATCGACGGTGATATCTATCAGCAGAAGATTCTCGGCAAGATCACCGAACTGGCGCGCGAGCTCGAGATCCAGACCGTCGCCGAGGGCATCGAGACGGTGGAGGAGTGGCGCTGGCTCAAGGACCAGGTCGACTACTGCCAGGGATACCTGTTCGCCCGTCCGGCCGCCGAGCCGCCCATGCCCGTGCATCCGGAGGCCTGA
- the msrB gene encoding peptide-methionine (R)-S-oxide reductase MsrB: MNNPDHPDDDLRARLTPEQYRIAREGGTERPFTGAYHDHKADGVYHCVACGTALFDSTTKFDSGSGWPSYTAPAAPDAVSEYRDRSLGMERTEVRCAGCDSHLGHVFPDGPPPTGLRYCINSAVLDFRPRA; this comes from the coding sequence ATGAATAACCCAGATCATCCCGACGACGACCTGCGCGCACGCCTGACACCCGAGCAGTACCGCATCGCCCGCGAAGGCGGGACCGAGCGCCCATTCACCGGGGCCTATCACGACCACAAGGCGGATGGCGTCTATCACTGCGTAGCCTGCGGTACCGCGCTGTTCGACTCCACCACCAAGTTCGATTCCGGCTCCGGATGGCCCAGCTATACGGCCCCTGCCGCGCCCGACGCCGTGAGCGAGTACCGCGACCGCTCGCTGGGCATGGAACGCACCGAGGTCCGCTGCGCGGGCTGCGACTCGCACCTGGGACACGTCTTCCCCGACGGCCCGCCCCCGACCGGACTGCGTTACTGCATCAACTCCGCCGTGCTCGATTTTCGCCCACGCGCCTGA
- a CDS encoding M14 family metallopeptidase translates to MTQDLPELHELPDGFLDATPQNLHECVPEPTLIHLEGQRSPAVAVVLLLHGNEPVGLQAVQQLLRHYTGKPLPRALTLIIGNPRAAAVSQRHLDEQPDFNRIWPGTEQAGSPEAERFAEVCRRLEQRGLFAAVDLHNNTGRNPHYACINRLDPAFMNLAALFGRTVVYFTRPRGVASMALARIAPSVTLECGPPNDESGIQHAFEMLDAVLHLDHFPEHPPRAGDIEIFHTVAQVRVRPGLQAGLDAQHDVRLEPDLDRLNFQLLPARSTLVHIRPEVDSPLVAIAEDGSEVTAQYLETHGDEIQLKRAAMPSMLTLDSRVIAQDCLCYLMEPLALP, encoded by the coding sequence ATGACCCAAGACCTTCCCGAACTCCACGAACTGCCTGATGGCTTTCTCGACGCCACCCCGCAGAACCTGCACGAGTGCGTACCGGAGCCCACCCTGATCCACCTGGAGGGGCAACGCAGCCCGGCGGTCGCGGTCGTCCTTCTGCTGCACGGCAACGAGCCCGTGGGCCTGCAGGCGGTCCAGCAGCTGCTGCGACACTACACCGGGAAGCCCCTGCCACGGGCACTGACGCTGATCATCGGCAACCCGCGCGCCGCGGCCGTCAGCCAGCGCCATCTCGACGAGCAACCGGACTTCAATCGCATCTGGCCCGGTACCGAGCAGGCGGGATCGCCGGAGGCCGAGCGCTTCGCCGAGGTCTGTCGCCGCCTGGAACAGCGCGGGCTGTTCGCCGCGGTCGATTTGCACAACAACACCGGGCGCAACCCACATTACGCCTGCATCAACCGCCTGGACCCGGCCTTCATGAACCTGGCGGCGCTGTTCGGGCGCACAGTGGTTTACTTCACGCGCCCGCGCGGCGTCGCCTCGATGGCCCTGGCGCGTATCGCCCCCTCGGTGACGCTGGAATGTGGCCCGCCGAATGACGAGTCAGGCATCCAGCACGCCTTCGAGATGCTCGACGCCGTGCTGCACCTGGATCACTTTCCGGAGCATCCGCCACGCGCCGGCGATATCGAGATCTTCCACACCGTGGCCCAGGTGCGCGTACGACCCGGGCTGCAGGCCGGGCTGGACGCCCAGCACGATGTCCGGCTCGAACCCGACCTGGACCGCCTGAACTTCCAGTTGCTCCCGGCCCGCTCGACACTGGTGCATATCCGCCCCGAGGTCGACAGCCCGCTGGTCGCGATTGCCGAGGACGGAAGCGAGGTGACCGCTCAATATCTGGAGACGCATGGCGACGAGATCCAGCTCAAGCGCGCGGCGATGCCGTCGATGCTGACGCTGGATTCACGGGTAATCGCACAGGATTGCCTGTGCTACCTGATGGAGCCCCTGGCCCTGCCTTGA